In the genome of Arachis stenosperma cultivar V10309 chromosome 6, arast.V10309.gnm1.PFL2, whole genome shotgun sequence, the window TTTTCATCCTAATAATGAACAAAACTAGTAGTTTACACTCAGGCAAGCTAAATGAAACAAGAGAAATTGAAAGGGCAagagcaaaaaataaaaatataaaaaaggaAGCCGGGGAGGGGGTGGATGGTGGAATTGAGAAATGGGAATCATGGAGAGCCACTTTCGGATCGATCAAAGTGGAGGAGTTGACCACCACATTTTGGGCAGTCTTCAACCTGTTTGGGCACCATGAAATACATGAGACAGCTCTTGCACCCAGCCACAACCAAGACATTACCCTTATTATTACTataactactactactactgcTACTGCTGCTGCTACTATTATTCTGCTTTTCTACTTGTCCCAGCTCTTGGTAACACTGGTCTTTGGATGAAGAGGGGCATGACTCCGATGAAGACTCTTCGCTATCGTACCAACTCTCTTCTTCTGACTTGTAATCCCTACTCATACTGCTACTGTATTCTGCTACCCTCCTTGGATCCTCCTTTGCTTTCATTCCGTTCTGCCAGTTTATGTAATAAATTTCCCCCGTCTGTACATGTATATAAGTACACAATCAATACATTGTTCATTCATTCCCACCAAATTATATGCAGATAACTTCTATAAAAAATCATCTTCTAAAAGGAAATAAGCACCCAACCGCCGGGCCTAGCTAGAAAGACTCAAAATCTTCACAATTCAGATATCGAACAAATGTTCAGGACAGCTGATTAACTAAGGAAAGCCGGACCTTCCCCCAAAGAGTAGGCAAAGTAAAAGGACATGACAAGCAATCAGAAAACAAAAGAGCAGAAATCTTAACTTTCTAGGGGCTTCATCTGTGCGGTTGCACTATTGTTTTATAtaatgaagaacctagagaaaAAAGAGGAGAGAATTCAATAACCTTCAAATCTAGGCATTGTTCCCAGTGGTAAGGGAGTGAGATATGAGAGTTGAGTTCTAGAGTAGTGTCAGAGTTGGAGATGCGGTTGTTCAGGACATCGTCTGAGCTGGATGAGATTCCTATGCCAGCTTCGGCATCTGCCTCTGCATCTGTGACTGAACCTTCTTCCCTTCTGCTCTCATGGCTATGGTTGTTTAAGGAACAATTTTGAAGAGACCTCTCTAATGAAGCTGTGATCGCCTCCATCTCCATGTTCTGAGCTGAAAAATGGTTTCCAACAACTTTTATGAAAACCAcaaacatatacatatatatccaAAATATAATCTTAAATTTTCTTCTACTTCCTTCTCTTTTTAATCTCATGCATTATATTCAACTTATTAATTAAATGGATGTACTCTTCCAAATAAACGATAAACATTCAGATACTCCATTGCTACCTGTGATGTGACAGCGAGCAAAATCAAATAGAGTCCTGCACTAGAATACAGCACCAAACATAGCCTTAGAGACTCTCAACTATTTGAAAAACGCAAGACTAATCACAAGAAAACAGCCACCGATGTGGCAACGGTCAGTAATATTCTGAGAGAACAACTCAATATCCCTCGGTAAAAGATCACAATACTGACAAAAATAAGAGAAGCATGAGAACCAGTAAATTTCAAATTGCCTCCAATGAACCAATCATGCACAAACCCCTTTTCTTTTTTCGCAACTAGGAACTCAATTCATGTTAATGAATCAAACATCCAAATGTTCAACCAAAAATGGAAGCAAATTCATAAACTTCCAAGCCATTGTAATCCATGAGAAGACAAGAACCATCAGAAAGGGCATTAGTCACCCACGCAGCAACTCAATCTGAAAAATGTGATCCAATACCAACATTAAGGAGCACGGGGTAAGAAACAACAAGTTCCAACAACACAGCAACCCATCAGTATATGCAGCAACAAATTAGGATGACATTGATGTTCCAGCATATATTTAAACAGCTCTACTAACATTTAGAGGCAAGGAAAGTCCAGAAACAATATGACAGGCACAATCAAGGAGCAGGAAATGACCATCAGGAATTACAATTTCATCAATTTTGGCCATAACCCAATTAAAAATCACAATGGTAACACATGATTAATCCAAAGAATCTAACCCGGCAAattgacccaaaacataaaggAGTTGAAGTTTAAAACCAACACAACAATGAGAAATCTGCACAATCCTCCACAATATCCCAAGAGAAATCACAATGAAACAAAAGAACATGACAATAATCAGGCACACGAAGTAAGAACCACTTAAATCAACAAGGAATAAACTTGGCACATAAACTATCCATCATCAGGAAaataagggaaaaaaaaaacttaagaAGCATATTTACCAAATATCATAACCCTGACCAATAAGTTGCTCAGAAATTCCCCAAGCCAGGAACAAAGTATAGGAGCAGAGGAAACCAAAAACCAAATACAGAAAAACTCCAGCCCCAACatcattcaagaagaagagttaaTGATCTATTTTTCAGGATAATCTCAAGCAATAAGAACGCAATTAAACTCCATGAACAGAATACCACAGGCACAAGCACAATCAAACGGCCAGAAATCAATGAATACAGCAAAAGacagaggagaagaaaagaaaggaaggaaggaaGGGGTTAATTGTTTACCAGTAAGGGTTAGGAGGTCCAAAAATAGAGGTGGCTGGAAGCAGCAGCGAGCGGGGCAGAACCGCGAAACGCAAGGGAAGATATTAGAAAGCAGAAGAGTGGAGAGTGGGTGTGGATTTTAAGGGAAGAATTAGAGAACACGCGCAAAGAAGCGGCGCGTGTGGAAGGGTCATGGTAACCGTAGGGTAGGAGGTGTCAGCTCCAGGGAACCACTGTGGGATGCATTTTGTCTGGCTTCGCTGCTTTCACTGAAAAGAGAAAGTGGAGGTTGGTGCAGAATGGAGATGGTCCAAAGGGGACTGTGGACTGTGGACTGTGGCTGTGTCTCATAGGCATAGCTGGACTGTAAGAGAATAAAAgaatcttttcttttccttgtttgTTTGACAAAACAGCAGGGAATCTATGGATAAAGGCCGCAGTGACAGTGGCAGCAGGCACCATCGCCTTGTCGTACCACAAAGAAAGAGATTGATGGGAGGTGTAGGGAATACAGACCTTTAGACTACTATGGACTATGGACTTGCTCCTGTCTTCTGTGTTCCCCTCTCTATCATTTTGGATAAACTATTATttctatttaaaattaattataaaacaatAAAACTAAGGCTCACTTTTTTAATATAAAGAGCACATTAGTGTTTTGAATGAAAATGAATGTTTTTAGTGTATTTGCATGTTGATGGAGGTATCAGATGTGCAGTATCAACACGTGGAAGCGTACTGATGCAACACATGAAAAACGAGCTGGCAATATGTGAAGACGTGTTACTGACGTGTCAATGTATGATTCGAGACATTCTTAATATGTGGGGGGTGGCTTGCTAACATAGCAACGTCTGATTCGAGGACATCTTCAACACGTGGGGACGTGTTGATGACATGTTGAAGTGTGATTGGAGGACAGCTTCAATATGTGGGGTGTGTGTTACTGATGTGTTACTCTGTGATTTGATGGCGATGCAACACATGGTGTACATAATGAGTGTTCTGTCTATATAAGGCCAAACTCGGTACCATTTCATTGCAGAGAGAAGAGTTGTTTAAGTGTATTTTTGGTGTCATAGAGGATACCACAAATTTGGTAGTGTATCGCAACGGTGAGATTATATGAAATATTCATGAAGGAGTAAGGTTTGTGTGTCAGAATCCATTTTTGTTTGTGGTTTCATGTACTATGACGCTCATGGAACTTTAGAACAGTCTCTGTCAAAGCATGGAGAACGGTATGTTGAGAAGAGTGAGCAGTATTTTGTACCAGAATTCCGTTATAGTTTTTTATGGTCGAATACAGTTTGATATTATGCCGATCATTGACGAAGCGAGTATGCAGAATATATTCCAAATTTATCAGCAGACTCAGGTGCGACAACCACAGATTGAGTTGTGTGTTGAGTTTGAGAATGTAAAGGCAGATGTGATTCAAAATGATTCAGATATAGAGGATGATAGAGTTGCAGTGTACGAAGGAATGAACGGTGACAACGAAGAGGACTTCGAAGCCACTTATGAAGCCTGCGACGAAGATGAGGATGGTGGCGTGGGAGTTGAGCCAGCAACAAAGAATGTAGTGGTTCCTCCCGCAGTTAGTCAACCGATGGACGTTCCGCCTTTTATGCGTAACTTGGACCTTAACGCCATGCATGCACCGAAATTTCCCAAATATGCAAATATAGGTATGTGATGAGTGAATAATACGTTTGTCTTCATTTATATTTTGGATGGATCAATTAGTAACAATTTCTGTTTTGTGTAGGTGTTGCTGATCTTGAAGACGGGGAGTTTAGGATCGGAATAGAATATAGCTCTAGAAAGTCTGTCGTCGCAACAATAAGAAGGTACACTATCTCTAAAGGAGTCGATTACAATGTTTATGAGTTTGAGCCACAGATGTTCTATGCGAAATGCAAGACGTATGGGCGTGGGTGCGATTGGCTTATCCGAGCCAGCTTGATACAGAAAAAAGGTTGTTGGGAGATACGTAGATACAACGATAGGCACACGTACACCATGGGAACGATTTCACAGGATCATTCCAAGTTTGACTCGGACACAGTTGCTGAGGCTATACGGCTATTGGTTGAGACCAACCCATCCATCAATGTCAAATCTATAATTGCGAAAGTCCAGTCAAGGTTTAATTATACCATCAGTTACCGAAAGGCTTGGTTGGCAAAGCAGAAGTCCATAGCCAAAGTTTTCGGTGGTTGGGAGGATTCTTACCAAGCTTTGCCATGGTTGCTCTTGGTCATGGTTCAGAAGATGCCTGGCTCAATTGTCCAAATAGAAACACGACCCCTATACAACGGGAGTGAGAAGGCGGACGGTGTCAGAATACTTCACCACGTATTTTGGAGTTTCAATTCATGCATTAGGGCGTTCAAGCATTGCAATCCTCTAATTCAAGTTGACAGCACACACCTTTACGAAAAATACAAAAGTACACTTCTGGTTGCTGTTGCACAAGATGGGAACCAGAACAGTGTGCCTATTGCTTTTTCTCTGATGGAGGGGGAGACAGCTGATGCATGACACTTTTTTCTTAGGAATCTACGAAGACATGTTGTTAGAAG includes:
- the LOC130935054 gene encoding protein CURLY FLAG LEAF 1 isoform X1, giving the protein MRLKREGSRRKFKIIFWIYMYMFVVFIKVVGNHFSAQNMEMEAITASLERSLQNCSLNNHSHESRREEGSVTDAEADAEAGIGISSSSDDVLNNRISNSDTTLELNSHISLPYHWEQCLDLKTGEIYYINWQNGMKAKEDPRRVAEYSSSMSRDYKSEEESWYDSEESSSESCPSSSKDQCYQELGQVEKQNNSSSSSSSSSSSYSNNKGNVLVVAGCKSCLMYFMVPKQVEDCPKCGGQLLHFDRSESGSP
- the LOC130932490 gene encoding uncharacterized protein LOC130932490, with amino-acid sequence MENGMLRRVSSILYQNSVIVFYGRIQFDIMPIIDEASMQNIFQIYQQTQVRQPQIELCVEFENVKADVIQNDSDIEDDRVAVYEGMNGDNEEDFEATYEACDEDEDGGVGVEPATKNVVVPPAVSQPMDVPPFMRNLDLNAMHAPKFPKYANIGVADLEDGEFRIGIEYSSRKSVVATIRRYTISKGVDYNVYEFEPQMFYAKCKTYGRGCDWLIRASLIQKKGCWEIRRYNDRHTYTMGTISQDHSKFDSDTVAEAIRLLVETNPSINVKSIIAKVQSRFNYTISYRKAWLAKQKSIAKVFGGWEDSYQALPWLLLVMVQKMPGSIVQIETRPLYNGSEKADGVRILHHVFWSFNSCIRAFKHCNPLIQVDSTHLYEKYKSTLLVAVAQDGNQNSVPIAFSLMEGETADA
- the LOC130935054 gene encoding protein CURLY FLAG LEAF 1 isoform X2, whose protein sequence is MEMEAITASLERSLQNCSLNNHSHESRREEGSVTDAEADAEAGIGISSSSDDVLNNRISNSDTTLELNSHISLPYHWEQCLDLKTGEIYYINWQNGMKAKEDPRRVAEYSSSMSRDYKSEEESWYDSEESSSESCPSSSKDQCYQELGQVEKQNNSSSSSSSSSSSYSNNKGNVLVVAGCKSCLMYFMVPKQVEDCPKCGGQLLHFDRSESGSP